The segment CTTAGTATTTTCAAGATCAATTCATTTTGCCTAAATTAAGGGATGTAAatattcatatcatcatgttTCAAATGTACTAGCAACAAATGAAAGTCCTAGTTtacacaatataataatttagattGTAGGACATTTTTGAAAGTCACTCACATTCAGAAAGATGTCCAATGCATGAGATTGAGATACCATATGCTCGATCCTTATGTAGAATCCAGTAATGTGAGAACACAAAACATGAGATCATATAGGACTTGTCATTTGCTTTTAATGTAGGCTTAGGGAAAGGTAGGATATTCATATGGGATAAAGTGACTATTTCCTCCTTAAAATTTGTACAACTTTTAATGTTCTTTCATTTTCGCATTTGACATTGCTTTCTTGAAagctctttatttatttatttatttttctcattttctcttcttttcgtTGGAGatattttcattcttctttatagctttgtatcatttttttttagtttcacatatttgatattttcacTTTGTTGCCCAACTTAGATCTTTGGCATTATGTAGATAATTGATAGTGCGCTCAAGAAAGTGGGATCAAAGAATAGTGTATTCCTGCACTCCGAaggatatttttttaacatgtagttattcaaataaaaatgttcGAAGCTCAAAATCGGAGTTCAAATAAAGCCTATAATCTTTTCCAAAATCAATGTTGCTCAAAATTTCGCATCACCCAACATTCGGGCCAAGTTCTAAATTAACAAAGTCGTGTCATTGAATTTTATATGTAAAGCTCACCACGCAATGCACATGAAACACGAATTTGAATTCGTTTTAGCCTGAATTTTAAGCAAAATAGTTTCTTAAGTATTACATTAATATCATAAAGATACCAAAAGAAGTCAATAGGTCACAACAAAGTTGATCTGTCTTGCCAAATAATTTAACACTTTTTTTATGCATAATTTTAAGTATGTCGGTACCAACTAAGTCAagaattattatcttttttataaaataaaaaaaattcttctttaaaaaacaatttttttattctattttttgtaGATTTTAAAATAAGGAAGAGAAACATTTTTATtcgaaattcaaataataattaaaaaccCCTTTTTTGCCCCAGTTTTTGTGATTagaatttctagatttttcctTGGTTATACCAAACCTCAAAATAAGGTTGCCTACATATCTTGTCAAAGAAAGAATCAGGTCAAAGGTAGTTCAGAAAGATCATAAACAcgctttatatttttttattataagaaataaatattttttgctttttttaaaacaaGGAATGTTTAttacttttggatattttttataaggaatgaactatttttttttgaaaattttagaaaagatCACCAAACCCGAGGAAGGTAGCCTACGTATCTCATCGAGGTGAGAATCAGGTGTGCATAGTGCATTAAATTGGACAGTCAAatactcttttttaaaaagctTACAAATTTGTTGACAAATCCCACTATATCTTCTTTTAAAGTggtttaaaaaaaacttttgaaatcactttTTGTGCActatacataataaaataatactttttcTATTGTTGTGATTTTTGTTTAGAAGAGAAAAAACTTTTCTCTCCTTTCATTGGTTACCACTGATTTGGTTTATATACAAAGCACCATTTGAGTCATTGAAGACTAGCTTTGGGGAAGATCTCGTTGATTTTGACCTCTCCTTTAGGACTTGTTCCTTTTTCGATGCCATAATACATGTAGAGTAGTGGTTAGTACCCGAAAGAAACCCAAGGCACACTGGAATCAATTTTagaactaaaaatgaaaataagtagAAACTAAAAACAAGTGATTGTGGTAACCTACTGTTTGTAAACCCCCTCTGTAAGTCAGAGTGACCAATAAGTTGGTCTGAGGAGGAAAGTACGGGCATGAAGAACGGTCTGCATATTGAACTACGGACCGTATGTCACGTCCGTAGTCACacttaatgaattttgatattgCTTCCTCATATAGACAAGATGTATGGTTCGTAACTTGACTTTTGGTTCGTAGATGAGGTGTCGTAGGTGGGGATTGTGCCATGTTTCAAATGTGTCTTATTGTTGAGACCTCATGTTAAGccaatttcaaaaatatccTAGTTTACTCATGCATTTCAACATTAAACCATACTAGTTATTCATCCCAAGGATTccatttgtttaattttatgcATATGGAACCCTAAGTCAAAACTTGCATGTAGACCAATTAGTTACATTGGTTTCACAATATGATTACACACAATCACTAAACATCATCTTTTGGCTGTTTATATTTCACACTAAACATGAATTGATGGAAAATTAACTACCCGAGGTCAAGACCCACTCCCGACTTCCAAATATCAAGCTATGAACCAAAATTCGAAGTGAGGGAAAGCTAATAACCTTACAAGTAATGAAGAGTGGTTTGATTGTGCGACTACACTAATACTTCAATGATCACCAAAAATATTTCCACCTACTTGCACCGTGCCCATACACTAGAGTATTTAGGAATTGAGGTTTTGGGCAATGGAGGTTTGTAGGGAATGGGGGTGGTTGATTTGATGTTAATGGAGGATGGGTATGGTACAAGAGAGAGTGAAATGTGGAAAAATTGGGAGTGATTGAGGTTGATGGTGTTTGGAAGAATTGGGAAATGTTTTTAAAACTTGGGATTTTATGTATTAGTCTATCCGGGTAGGGTAGTTCAAGATAGGGTTTTTGACCTACGAGACCCTATTTGTGGTCCATAGGTtgatctacggtccgtaggtcaagaCCATAGATCACATTCACACATAGAAAAAATTGGAGGTCTTACCTGGATCTACGGGCACCATTTACGATCCGTAGAGTGACTTACAGACCGTCGATGGTGTCTATAGACCTATGCACTAGACCTTATTCTGTAGATTTTTCCTTGTGAACATGCACATGTAGAAACCATTAGGcaattctttttgtattttctggatATTTTTTAGACACGGACCCTATTCTATATCTAGCCAacactaaaacaaaaattaacacCTAATTACTTTTGTACTAAGAATCAAATAAACTAAGAAAAGATACttagaagaaaacataaacCCATGGTTGGCTATATTATACACCTTGGGTTGATTCCCAAGTAGCGCTTCATTTAACGTCGCTGCATGACGCAAGCCTCTTAATTACTaagacttcatcaagatagtAGGCCTTAATAACTTCTTGCACACTTTCCATATTCACAAGATAAAGCTTGATTATccccattcaccttgaaccttgttccttcaatattttcaagctccaccactccatgtgggaacACATTTTTGAGTAAAAATTGCCGAGAACATTTCGACTTGACCTTTATGGAAACAAGTGCAACCTCGAGTTGAATAGAAACACGATATTCCCAACAACAAAATCTCACTTTTTAATCCATTTATCGTGGTACTTATTCATCTTATCTATACACAAGGTTGCACGTTCATAGGCTTCTAGGCGAAACTCATTGAGTAAATACAGGTCATTCACTCTTTGAGTTGATGCATCGCCCCAATCTAAGTTTAGCTTGTTCATTTCCCACATAGCCTTATGCTCTTGCTCTACCGGCAAATGACAATACTTCACATATACAAGTTGATAGGGAGACATACCTATGAGAGTCCTGTATGGAGTGTGATTGGACCATTGAGCATTATGAATCTTGCTTGACCAATCCATTCTATTGGCATTCACAATCTTTGCCAAGATTTGCTTTATCTCTCTGTTTGAAACTTCAACTTGTCCAGTAGTTTGTGGATGGTAACGAGTGGATACATTGTGCCGGACACCATACTTATGATCaacaagtattttaaaaaacttaCTGCAACAGTGTGAACCCCCGTCATAAATTATTGGCCTTGGGGTACTAAATCTGGAGAAgctgttctttttcaagaatgtgGTGGTACTCCTTCCTTTATTGTAGGGGAGCACAATTGCTTCCACCCAATTccatacataatcaaccacaaccagaatatacttcatcccataTGAACTCACAAATGGCCTCATAAAAGCAATGCCCtatacatcaaataactcaattacCATGATTGGGTTCATAGGAAACTTTTGCCTCTTTGAAGTCAAATCCTCTCTTTGGCAATGGTCACAAGACATGGAAAAATCATGAGTGTCTTGGTGGATGGTAGGCCAATAGTATCCACACTGCAAAATTTTGTGTGTGCAGTACGGACACCACTAGAAGCCCACCAACAGACGAAAAATGCATGCCTCAAGAATACTTAACATCTAAACCTCGGGCACACAACAACGAATAATCCCATACCCACAACCATGATAAAAGTAtcgctcatcccaaaagaactttttcacatcatgcataaacTTCTTCCTATGGTGTGACAATGAATTTGGAGGTACCAAATTGCGTGAAAAATAATAAGCAAAGTCggcaaacaaaataaatgagtCATGGGAAGAAGCCAACACCTTTTAATCTGGGAACATATCATTAATCACACCCCTATCACCAAGCTCGAGCAACgcttcatcctctaatctaGACAAGTGATCGGTAATTTGGTTCTCTGTTCCCTTGCAGTCTTTCACAACAAAATCTAATtcttacaacaacaacacccaTCAAATAAGCTGTGGTTTTGGACATTTTTTTGCCGTTAAATACCTCAAAGCCGAGTGGTCCGTGTGCACTATGATAGCGGTCCCAAGAAAATAAGATCAAAACTTCTCgaatgcaaacaccactgcaAAAAAACTCTTGCTCAATAACGATGTAGTTTGTTTGGGCTGCATTTAGATCTTTGGTTGCATAATAAATATGGTGAAGCATCTTCTCACGCCTCTGCCCCAATACAACTCCAAGCGCCAACCCACTTGCATCACACATGACCTCAAAAGGTTCCCCCCAATCTGCAACAATAATGATGGGTGCAGAGACAAACTTAttcttcaactctccaaatgctaTCAGACAAGcatcatcaaaatcaaatttactctataatttttaattaatcttTTATGAACCTCCGCTAGAAGCCTCCATGCCCAAGAAAAATTCTCACACCTTTGATCGAGATAGGTGGAGAAAGCTTTTCTGTTACCTCTACTTTAGCTTTATCCACCTCAATACCTTTTTGAGAGAACCGATGGCCCAACACTATGCtttctttcaccataaagtgacacTTCTCCCAATTTAGCAGCAAGTTGAAGTCTTAACACCTTTTTAGTACATTGGACAATTATCCAAGCATCTATGAAAAGAGTCACAAACCACCAAGAAATCATCGATGAATATCTAAATAGTTTCCTCAACCATGTTGGATAAAATCAACATCATACACCGCTGGAAGGTTGCCGGAGCACTGCACAACCCAAATGACATGTGTTTGAAAGCGAAGGTCCTATAGGGGCAAGTGAAGGTGGATTTATCTTGGTATTCTAGGGCTATAGATATTTGGTTGTAGATCGAATACCCATCAAGGAAGCAAtaccacccctttcctgcaagtctatccaacatctgatccatgaagagGAAGTAGTTTTACTCTGTCCAAGCATTCAACTTACGTTAGTCCATGCAAACTCTCCATCCGGTCACCGGCCGCATCGGAACAAGATTGAGTCtttcattggggaccacaataATACCACTCTTTTTAGGAACACACTGATCATGGAATACCTAACTACTGACTGCTATGGTATAGATGactccagcatccaaccacttaatgatatCCTTCTTGACTACCTCTTGCAGAGGTGGATTAAATCTCCTTTGATGCTTGATCCTAGGCTTATGATCCGACATGAATTGGACTTTTTAAGAGAAAATATCAGGAGGAATCCTAATAATGTCCTCAATAGTTCACCCAATAGCTTGCTTGAACCTCATTAACACTAATGCCAATACACTCTACTTGTCGCCCATTAAGATCCTATGCAATAAGGACTGGGAGTGTCTCATCTTTACCCAAGAAAGCATATCTGAAATGTGGGGGTAGAGCCTTGAGCTCCAATTTTAGTTGCCGCTTTCACAGACTGTCTTGCAGGTAGAGTCTCACGATTCTTTAT is part of the Solanum pennellii chromosome 8, SPENNV200 genome and harbors:
- the LOC107027513 gene encoding uncharacterized protein LOC107027513 — translated: MLNALYGIGQKVEAHELSINHLKEQMKELSTTVNTCLPVTHLSNIIQNPKDNWHYMVVTTHGGKKTMDLPMSSKVEVDTGIDDDVVEKGRVLHDVLSKTTSSSWIRCWIDLQERGGIASLMAFGELKNKFVSAPIIIVADWGEPFEVMCDASGLALGVVLGQRREKMLHHIYYATKDLNAAQTNYIVIEQEFFCSGVCIREVLILFSWDRYHSAHGPLGFEGIAFMRPFVSSYGMKYILVVVDYVWNWVEAIVLPYNKGRSTTTFLKKNSFSRFSTPRPIIYDGGSHCCSKFFKILVDHKYGVRHNVSTRYHPQTTGQVEVSNREIKQILAKIVNANRMDWSSKIHNAQWSNHTPYRTLIGMSPYQLVYVKYCHLPVEQEHKAMWEMNKLNLDWGDASTQRVNDLYLLNEFRLEAYERATLCIDKMNKYHDKWIKK